The following are encoded together in the Saliniramus fredricksonii genome:
- a CDS encoding TRAP transporter large permease: MIFSVGGALLGLLALSLPVGVVLFLLGFGVDYFYSPFPLIRGLGERVWSSSDSGLLIAIPFFVLLGEFLVRAGIAERTYRALDSWFSWLPGGLIHANIGTATMFSATSGSSVATAATVATVAMPQAEKLGYDQRLFAGAIAAGGTLGIMIPPSINLIIYGFLTETSIPRLFLAGLIPGLLLAVGFMVITAILCKLYPSLGGPSRSASWGERFSGLKHLVPLLALFGVVIGSIYAGWATPTESAAIGVAMAALIAAANRGLTLKVIIDSLIGTVRTTAMVMFVIVGAYFLNYTLGAAGLGRELSALLDNLGLGPYQTLFVIIALYIVLGFFIETMALMIATIPIVVPVVVGLGFDPIWFGILVIVLVEMALITPPVGLNLYVVQAARAKGRFSDVMIGAFPYVVGMFIMILALILFPQLALFLPGL; encoded by the coding sequence CGTTCCCGCTGATCCGTGGACTCGGCGAGCGGGTCTGGTCCTCCTCGGACAGCGGTCTCCTGATCGCGATCCCGTTCTTTGTGCTGCTCGGCGAGTTTCTCGTTCGCGCCGGTATCGCAGAGCGCACCTACCGCGCGCTCGATTCCTGGTTCTCCTGGCTGCCTGGCGGCCTGATCCACGCCAATATCGGCACTGCGACGATGTTCTCCGCCACCTCTGGCTCATCGGTCGCGACGGCCGCGACGGTGGCGACCGTGGCGATGCCGCAGGCCGAGAAACTTGGCTACGATCAGCGTCTGTTTGCCGGTGCGATCGCCGCCGGAGGAACGCTGGGGATCATGATCCCACCTTCGATCAACCTGATCATCTACGGCTTCCTCACCGAAACCTCGATCCCGCGCCTCTTCCTCGCGGGCCTGATCCCGGGGCTGCTGCTTGCGGTCGGCTTCATGGTGATCACCGCGATCCTGTGCAAGCTGTATCCCTCACTCGGCGGGCCGAGCCGCAGTGCTTCATGGGGAGAACGGTTCTCCGGGCTCAAGCATCTGGTGCCGTTGCTCGCGCTTTTCGGTGTGGTGATCGGTTCGATCTATGCCGGCTGGGCCACGCCAACGGAATCGGCTGCGATCGGTGTCGCCATGGCCGCGCTGATCGCCGCCGCCAATCGCGGGCTCACGCTGAAGGTGATCATCGATTCCCTGATCGGCACCGTGCGCACCACGGCCATGGTGATGTTTGTTATCGTTGGTGCCTATTTCCTGAATTACACTCTCGGCGCAGCCGGTCTCGGGCGCGAGCTGTCGGCCCTGCTCGACAATCTCGGTCTCGGGCCGTACCAGACCCTGTTCGTCATCATCGCGCTCTACATCGTGCTCGGCTTCTTCATCGAGACCATGGCGCTGATGATCGCGACGATCCCGATCGTGGTGCCGGTCGTGGTCGGGCTCGGCTTCGACCCGATCTGGTTCGGTATCCTGGTGATCGTGCTCGTCGAGATGGCGCTGATCACGCCGCCGGTGGGGCTCAACCTCTACGTTGTGCAGGCGGCGCGGGCGAAGGGGCGCTTCTCGGATGTGATGATCGGCGCCTTCCCCTATGTGGTGGGGATGTTCATCATGATCCTGGCGCTGATCCTGTTTCCGCAGCTCGCCCTGTTCCTGCCGGGATTATAG
- a CDS encoding DUF2848 domain-containing protein has translation MSVTLQCDTDETGTKTIAIDNLVVAGWTARDRAAVDHHIAELAALGVPAPSRVPLFYRLSAQLLTQAQDVEFLGGEASGEIEPLIIDDGEALWLGLGSDHTDRKLESVSVAFSKQACAKPVARQLWRFDDLRDRLDDLVLTSWIRDADDAEWQLYQQGTLAAIRPLAELMATSPFAQGERLAPGTAMMCGTFGARGGVRPASQFRMEMHDPERDRRITHSYRAKALPVIA, from the coding sequence GTGAGCGTCACCCTGCAATGCGATACCGACGAAACCGGTACGAAGACGATCGCCATCGACAATCTCGTCGTGGCCGGCTGGACCGCGCGGGACCGTGCGGCGGTGGATCACCATATCGCGGAGCTCGCCGCGCTCGGCGTACCGGCACCCTCGCGGGTCCCGTTATTCTATCGCCTTTCGGCGCAACTGCTGACGCAGGCGCAGGATGTCGAATTTCTCGGTGGTGAGGCCTCCGGCGAAATCGAGCCGCTGATCATCGATGATGGTGAAGCCCTCTGGCTCGGGCTCGGCTCCGATCATACCGACCGCAAGCTGGAGAGCGTCTCCGTCGCCTTCTCGAAGCAGGCCTGCGCCAAACCCGTTGCACGGCAGCTCTGGCGTTTCGATGATCTGCGTGATCGCCTGGATGATCTCGTCCTGACCTCCTGGATCCGCGACGCTGACGATGCCGAATGGCAGCTCTACCAGCAGGGTACACTCGCGGCGATCCGCCCGCTCGCCGAGCTGATGGCGACATCGCCCTTCGCGCAGGGCGAGCGGCTCGCGCCGGGCACTGCGATGATGTGTGGGACGTTCGGTGCCAGGGGCGGCGTGCGCCCGGCCAGCCAGTTCCGCATGGAAATGCATGACCCTGAGCGCGACCGCCGCATCACGCATAGCTATCGCGCGAAGGCTCTGCCCGTGATCGCGTGA
- a CDS encoding sensor histidine kinase: protein MKLFANRPIAIRLAVSALFWSFTILLVAGVILVALYRETTEQTFDRRLLVYVSALSADIAAGDESRGAQAAGDPFFDLPLSGWYWQIAQPGAALRDIRTSLSLVGATLPALDAQAEADPESGIRRGYAEGPDERALRLIERDIRVGEDTHYIISVAGPSDEIDSDVRGFTLAISLTFAALGLALALSTLLQIRFGLSPLQRLRAALISVRRGEAERIAGDYPRDIAPLAGEINLLIESNRDILERARTQLGNLAHALKTPLTVLVNEAQGRDDTLARTVGEQARIMRDQVTYHLDRARAAALAGTLGSITPVKPVAEALARTFARIYRDKDIAFDFNGLEAAQFRGEKQDLEEMLGNLLDNACKWAESRVSLHARAGGDDEAPRLILIITDDGPGVPDPAARAQMLQRGQRLDESKPGSGLGLSIVADLVALYRGRLRLENAAKGGLEIILELPGNSS from the coding sequence ATGAAGCTCTTTGCCAACAGACCCATCGCGATTCGGCTGGCGGTCTCGGCGCTGTTCTGGAGTTTCACGATCCTGCTGGTGGCCGGGGTGATCCTCGTGGCACTGTATCGTGAGACCACCGAACAGACCTTCGACCGGCGGCTTCTCGTCTATGTCAGCGCGCTCTCGGCGGATATCGCGGCGGGTGACGAGTCGCGCGGGGCGCAGGCGGCGGGGGATCCGTTTTTCGATCTGCCGCTCTCGGGCTGGTACTGGCAGATCGCACAGCCCGGCGCCGCCTTGCGTGATATCCGCACCTCGCTCTCGCTCGTCGGCGCGACCCTGCCCGCCCTGGATGCGCAGGCCGAGGCGGATCCCGAGAGCGGAATCCGGCGCGGTTATGCCGAGGGTCCCGACGAGCGCGCTTTGCGCCTGATCGAGCGCGATATCCGTGTCGGCGAGGACACGCATTACATCATCAGCGTCGCCGGCCCCTCCGACGAGATCGATTCGGATGTGCGTGGCTTCACGCTTGCAATCAGCCTCACCTTCGCTGCACTTGGCCTGGCGCTCGCCCTGTCGACCCTGCTGCAGATCCGCTTCGGCCTCTCACCCCTGCAGCGCCTGCGCGCGGCGCTGATCAGCGTGCGGCGCGGCGAGGCTGAGCGGATCGCCGGCGATTATCCGCGCGACATTGCGCCGCTGGCCGGCGAGATCAATCTGCTGATCGAGAGCAATCGCGACATTCTGGAGCGCGCCCGCACCCAGCTCGGCAATCTTGCCCATGCGCTGAAGACACCGTTGACGGTGCTCGTCAACGAGGCCCAGGGGCGTGACGATACCCTCGCTCGCACCGTCGGGGAGCAGGCGCGGATCATGCGCGATCAGGTGACCTATCATCTCGACCGCGCCCGCGCCGCCGCGCTTGCCGGTACGCTCGGGTCGATCACCCCGGTCAAGCCGGTGGCGGAGGCGCTCGCGCGCACCTTTGCACGCATCTATCGCGACAAGGATATCGCGTTCGATTTCAACGGGCTGGAGGCCGCGCAGTTTCGCGGCGAGAAGCAGGATCTCGAGGAGATGCTTGGCAATCTGCTCGACAACGCCTGCAAATGGGCCGAATCCCGCGTCTCCCTGCATGCGCGTGCCGGTGGCGACGACGAAGCGCCGCGGCTCATCCTGATCATCACCGATGACGGCCCCGGCGTCCCCGATCCGGCGGCGCGGGCGCAGATGCTGCAACGCGGCCAGCGCCTCGACGAATCCAAGCCCGGTTCGGGTCTCGGCCTGTCGATCGTCGCCGATCTCGTCGCGCTCTATCGCGGGCGCCTGCGCCTGGAAAACGCCGCAAAGGGCGGGCTGGAAATAATCCTGGAGCTTCCCGGAAACAGCAGCTGA
- a CDS encoding thiosulfate oxidation carrier complex protein SoxZ: MSRPRVRLPGSASAGEVIEIRTLIDHPMITGLSSPEPRDMLERLEVRMNGEPVFTYHFDNGSSANPYHVFFVRIEETSDFSFVWTHEDGDEFTFEGQVSVG, from the coding sequence ATGTCACGCCCCCGCGTCCGCCTGCCCGGTTCCGCCTCCGCCGGTGAGGTAATCGAGATCCGCACGCTGATCGATCACCCGATGATCACCGGCCTCTCCTCCCCCGAGCCGCGCGACATGCTCGAGCGGCTGGAAGTGCGCATGAATGGCGAGCCGGTTTTCACCTATCATTTCGACAATGGCAGTTCCGCCAACCCGTACCACGTCTTCTTCGTGCGCATCGAAGAGACGAGCGATTTCAGCTTCGTCTGGACGCATGAGGATGGCGATGAGTTCACCTTCGAGGGGCAGGTGAGCGTGGGGTGA
- a CDS encoding thiosulfate oxidation carrier protein SoxY, which translates to MTIHRRAFLSASAALVALTISPRPFAWADLDDEVAAAIRAAINGRDVTEGGIELDLPEIAANGASVPLGVIVESPMTADDHVRAIHVFATRNPAPGIGVFHLSPANGRAEVTTRIRLADDQEVIVLAELSDGTLLRQSAFVEVSVGGCTT; encoded by the coding sequence ATGACGATCCATCGCCGCGCATTTCTGAGCGCTTCCGCCGCCCTTGTCGCCCTGACGATCAGCCCCAGGCCGTTCGCCTGGGCCGATCTCGATGACGAGGTCGCAGCAGCGATCCGCGCGGCGATCAATGGACGCGACGTGACCGAGGGCGGCATCGAACTCGACCTTCCCGAGATCGCGGCGAACGGTGCCTCGGTGCCGCTCGGCGTGATCGTGGAAAGCCCGATGACGGCGGATGACCATGTGCGCGCCATCCATGTCTTCGCCACGCGCAACCCCGCCCCCGGGATCGGCGTCTTCCATCTGAGCCCCGCCAACGGGCGCGCGGAGGTTACGACACGCATCCGTCTGGCCGACGACCAGGAAGTCATCGTTCTGGCCGAATTGTCAGACGGCACGCTGCTGCGGCAGAGCGCCTTCGTCGAGGTTTCCGTCGGCGGCTGCACCACCTGA
- a CDS encoding NAD(P)/FAD-dependent oxidoreductase — protein MNGFSNGFSPKLTRRHFGALLAGSAFTLAAPAILRADSGPRLVVIGGGFGGASAARFARISYPDVNVTLIEPYDSFVTCPYGNLILGGKRALPQITHSYDGLRARGVDVVQNRARDIDPVAKRVTLADDTRIAYDKLIVSPGIALRRDAIEGYDEAASEIFPHAWMGGDGSQISILRRQLEALPEGGVVGLAIPPNPFRCPPGPYERISMIAHHLKQHNPRAKILAFDAKDGFSKQGLFQDGWAELYGDMIEWIPASQDGTITAVDPQERVFISEFGERHKVDVGNVIPPQYAAAIARDTGLADDSGWVPVDPLTFAAEAAPDIHVIGDANIGSPMPKSGYVANSTSKQAVAAAIADLRGEAAPADPVYFNTCYSHLGDDYAVSVAAIFRKDGEGGIMATPDSGGLSPRGPLSELAYNRRREAEYADAWYDSITTDMFS, from the coding sequence ATGAACGGATTTTCGAACGGATTTTCGCCCAAACTCACGCGCCGTCACTTCGGCGCCCTCCTTGCCGGCAGCGCCTTCACCCTTGCCGCCCCCGCGATCCTGCGCGCAGATTCCGGCCCGCGCCTCGTGGTGATCGGCGGCGGTTTCGGTGGCGCCAGCGCCGCCCGGTTCGCGCGGATCAGCTATCCGGACGTGAACGTCACGCTGATCGAGCCCTATGACAGCTTCGTCACCTGCCCCTATGGCAATCTGATCCTGGGCGGCAAGCGCGCGCTGCCGCAGATCACCCACAGCTATGACGGCCTGCGCGCGCGCGGCGTCGATGTGGTGCAGAACCGGGCCAGGGATATCGATCCGGTCGCGAAGCGGGTCACGCTGGCTGACGATACCCGGATCGCCTATGACAAGCTCATCGTCTCGCCGGGCATCGCCCTGCGCCGGGATGCGATCGAGGGCTATGACGAGGCCGCATCCGAGATCTTCCCGCATGCCTGGATGGGCGGTGACGGCAGCCAGATCAGCATTCTGCGCCGCCAGCTCGAGGCGCTGCCCGAAGGCGGCGTCGTGGGTCTGGCGATTCCGCCCAATCCGTTCCGCTGCCCGCCCGGCCCCTATGAGCGCATCTCGATGATCGCGCATCATCTCAAGCAGCATAATCCGCGCGCCAAGATCCTCGCCTTCGACGCCAAGGACGGCTTTTCCAAGCAGGGCCTGTTCCAGGACGGCTGGGCCGAGCTCTACGGCGACATGATCGAGTGGATTCCCGCCAGCCAGGACGGCACCATCACCGCCGTCGATCCGCAGGAAAGGGTCTTCATCAGCGAGTTCGGCGAGCGCCACAAGGTGGATGTCGGCAATGTCATCCCGCCGCAATATGCCGCCGCCATCGCCCGCGATACGGGCCTTGCCGATGACAGCGGCTGGGTGCCGGTCGATCCGCTGACCTTCGCCGCCGAAGCCGCGCCGGACATTCACGTGATCGGGGACGCCAATATCGGATCGCCGATGCCGAAATCCGGCTATGTGGCCAATTCCACCTCGAAGCAGGCCGTCGCCGCAGCGATCGCCGATCTGCGCGGCGAAGCGGCGCCCGCGGATCCGGTCTATTTCAATACCTGCTATAGTCATCTTGGCGATGATTACGCCGTTTCGGTTGCGGCGATCTTCCGCAAGGATGGCGAAGGCGGTATAATGGCAACTCCGGATTCGGGTGGCCTCTCGCCGCGCGGGCCGCTCTCGGAGCTGGCCTATAACCGCCGTCGCGAGGCCGAATATGCCGATGCCTGGTATGACAGCATCACGACGGACATGTTCTCGTAA
- a CDS encoding c-type cytochrome, with the protein MSFLSQALRGGALALVLGAVAPIGAAQAEEIRTPMIAQGCAGCHGQSGVGTGSVPQIAGYGRDAFITTWESFRKDERPATIMNRIAPGYTDDEVAALADYFSQLR; encoded by the coding sequence ATGTCTTTCTTGTCACAGGCCCTGCGGGGCGGCGCGCTGGCGCTGGTACTGGGGGCGGTTGCACCAATCGGCGCGGCGCAGGCCGAGGAAATCCGCACACCGATGATCGCGCAGGGCTGCGCCGGTTGCCACGGCCAGTCCGGTGTCGGCACGGGCTCCGTGCCGCAGATCGCGGGCTATGGTCGCGATGCCTTCATCACGACATGGGAATCATTCCGCAAGGACGAGCGCCCTGCGACCATCATGAACCGCATCGCACCCGGCTATACCGACGACGAAGTCGCCGCACTCGCCGATTATTTCTCGCAGCTGCGCTGA